In one Chitinophaga sancti genomic region, the following are encoded:
- a CDS encoding efflux RND transporter permease subunit, protein MIRNLLIFSLKNRWVVILMGLGLMGIGYWCFTQLKIEAYPDIADTNVIIVAQYPGRAAEEVEQQVTIPIERALQNTPNVLDRRSRTIFGLSVVQLTFTDGTDDYFARQQVNERLATAELPDGVTPELAPLTTAVGEILRYVVEAPPGYTPTEIRDLQDWVIKPYLLQVPGIADITTFGGPLKQFHILTSPDKLRKYDLTLEDVIGAVQKNNQNTGGNVISRGEQGFAVRGLGAVKTENDIRNIVLKAANGSPVYLRDVATVEVAPPPPSGVMGYTFNATKTNVSNGVEGIILLRRYENPSEVLKILKDRIKDLERDELPKGVHLRTLYDRSFLIDHSLETVGHTLLEGVSIVVIILIFFLGSLRSALVVALTIPFSLLFAFILMRLTGIPANLLSLGAIDFGIIVDGACVMAEHLIRTYRTAPPEEKKRGIIALTLRSSQEVGREIFFSVTIIILAYMPILLMTRVEGKLFSPMALTLAFAVIGSMLAALTLIPVLISFAFKKAFNNTDKPMKEHKNIVLDFLSKQYGKLLGKTLKRPKTTVLAGFAVVVLLVLFGANLGSEFLPELDEGSIFLRGNFPAGITIQENAKYSPKIREVIAKYPQIAFVITQAGRNDDGTDPFPTNRNEILVGLKEYKLWSDTISKKQLVTDIRHDLEKAMPSVKFSSGQPIIDQVMEIVTGSAADLAISIVGDDLTMMRAKADTIANIVKHMKGSESVNIEQEGPQEQIAININRENAARFGINVADIQSMIEAAIGGKTISTLYDGTKRYDLVIRYTPGERSTIESVKNLQVPSATGALIPMNQLADISYVQGQTNIYRYNSKRMVTVRTNIRGRDQGGFVNEVGEKINAQLHIPKGYSIIYGGQYENLERAGKQLSFTIPLTIIMVFLVLFILFRNMPQTVVTVSCILFALAGGIVALLIRGYHFNVSAGVGFVSIFGISVMAGVLLVSAINRLREKPDHTLQTSVFLGAKEQLSALLSILIVAIAGLIPAATSSGIGSDVQRPLATVIIGGLTSTLIFAPLLIPPLYTWVERNRKAKTVSKDDEIE, encoded by the coding sequence ATGATTCGTAACCTTTTAATATTCTCTTTAAAAAACAGGTGGGTTGTCATCCTCATGGGACTTGGCCTGATGGGTATCGGCTACTGGTGTTTTACCCAGCTGAAGATTGAAGCCTACCCGGATATTGCTGATACCAACGTCATCATCGTGGCACAATATCCTGGCCGCGCTGCTGAAGAGGTAGAGCAACAAGTGACCATTCCTATTGAAAGGGCACTGCAAAACACCCCGAATGTGCTTGACCGCCGTAGCCGTACCATCTTCGGTCTCAGCGTAGTACAGCTCACTTTCACCGATGGCACGGACGATTACTTTGCCCGCCAGCAGGTAAATGAGAGACTGGCTACCGCAGAACTCCCGGATGGCGTCACCCCGGAACTCGCGCCCCTCACTACTGCCGTTGGTGAAATCCTCCGCTATGTAGTAGAAGCACCTCCCGGTTACACCCCTACGGAAATACGTGACCTCCAGGATTGGGTGATCAAACCCTATCTCCTGCAGGTACCCGGTATCGCAGATATCACCACCTTCGGCGGCCCGCTGAAACAGTTTCATATCCTAACATCACCTGATAAACTGCGTAAATATGACCTGACCCTGGAAGATGTGATCGGCGCTGTGCAAAAGAACAACCAGAATACAGGCGGTAACGTGATCAGCCGTGGTGAACAGGGATTTGCAGTACGCGGTCTCGGTGCCGTAAAAACAGAAAACGACATCCGCAACATCGTGCTGAAAGCTGCCAATGGTAGCCCGGTATATCTTCGCGATGTAGCCACTGTAGAAGTAGCACCTCCACCCCCCAGTGGTGTAATGGGCTATACATTCAACGCTACAAAAACGAATGTAAGCAATGGTGTAGAAGGCATCATCCTGCTGCGCAGATACGAGAACCCGAGTGAGGTGCTGAAGATCCTGAAAGACAGGATCAAAGACCTGGAAAGAGATGAGCTGCCCAAAGGCGTACACCTCCGTACACTCTATGATCGTAGCTTCCTCATCGACCACTCACTGGAAACCGTAGGTCATACCCTGTTAGAAGGTGTATCTATAGTAGTGATCATCCTGATCTTCTTCCTGGGTAGTTTGAGAAGTGCATTGGTAGTAGCGCTCACCATTCCTTTCTCCCTGCTCTTCGCATTTATATTAATGCGTTTAACAGGTATTCCTGCAAACCTTCTTTCACTCGGTGCTATCGACTTTGGGATCATCGTGGATGGGGCCTGCGTGATGGCAGAGCACTTGATACGAACGTACAGAACGGCACCACCAGAAGAAAAGAAACGGGGTATCATCGCACTCACCCTCCGCTCTTCTCAGGAAGTTGGCCGTGAAATCTTCTTCTCCGTCACCATCATCATCCTGGCTTATATGCCTATCCTGCTGATGACACGTGTAGAAGGTAAACTGTTCTCACCAATGGCGCTGACCCTGGCATTTGCCGTAATCGGTTCTATGCTGGCTGCCCTCACGCTCATACCGGTGCTGATCTCCTTTGCATTTAAGAAGGCATTTAATAATACTGATAAGCCGATGAAGGAGCACAAAAACATTGTGCTGGACTTCCTCAGCAAACAGTATGGAAAACTCCTGGGCAAGACACTGAAACGTCCTAAAACGACGGTACTGGCAGGCTTCGCAGTAGTAGTGCTCTTAGTATTATTTGGTGCTAACTTAGGCTCTGAGTTCTTACCAGAACTGGATGAAGGTTCTATCTTCCTCCGTGGTAACTTCCCTGCCGGTATCACCATCCAGGAGAATGCGAAATACTCACCTAAGATCAGGGAAGTAATTGCTAAATATCCACAAATTGCATTCGTGATCACTCAGGCCGGTCGTAATGACGATGGTACGGATCCATTCCCTACAAACCGTAATGAGATCCTGGTAGGTCTGAAAGAATACAAACTCTGGAGTGATACGATTTCAAAAAAACAACTGGTCACTGACATCAGGCATGACCTGGAAAAAGCCATGCCTTCTGTGAAATTCTCTTCCGGTCAGCCAATCATTGACCAGGTAATGGAAATTGTAACAGGTAGTGCGGCAGATCTCGCCATCTCCATCGTAGGTGATGACCTCACCATGATGCGGGCAAAAGCAGATACCATTGCCAATATCGTAAAACACATGAAGGGCTCTGAGTCTGTGAATATTGAGCAGGAAGGTCCGCAGGAACAGATTGCGATCAATATTAACCGTGAAAATGCCGCCCGTTTCGGTATCAATGTGGCCGATATCCAAAGCATGATCGAAGCCGCGATCGGCGGTAAAACCATCTCTACATTATATGATGGAACCAAGCGTTACGACCTCGTCATCCGCTATACACCAGGAGAACGCAGTACGATCGAATCTGTGAAAAACCTCCAGGTTCCTTCAGCTACAGGTGCATTGATCCCAATGAACCAGCTGGCAGATATCAGTTACGTACAGGGGCAAACGAACATCTACCGTTACAACAGTAAACGTATGGTGACCGTGAGAACCAATATCCGTGGCCGTGACCAGGGTGGTTTTGTAAATGAAGTAGGTGAAAAGATCAATGCACAGCTGCATATACCAAAAGGTTACTCCATTATCTATGGTGGTCAGTATGAAAACCTGGAACGTGCGGGTAAACAATTATCATTCACCATTCCACTTACAATCATCATGGTGTTCCTGGTACTGTTTATCCTCTTCAGAAATATGCCGCAAACGGTTGTAACTGTAAGTTGTATCCTCTTTGCACTGGCAGGCGGTATTGTAGCCCTGCTGATTCGTGGATATCACTTTAACGTATCTGCCGGTGTGGGCTTTGTGAGCATCTTCGGTATCTCGGTAATGGCAGGGGTACTCCTGGTTTCAGCCATCAACCGGCTACGCGAAAAACCGGATCATACCCTGCAGACCAGCGTATTCCTGGGTGCGAAAGAGCAGCTGAGCGCATTGTTATCCATCCTGATCGTAGCCATTGCAGGTCTGATTCCCGCAGCTACTTCCTCAGGTATCGGTTCCGATGTACAGCGCCCATTGGCAACAGTGATCATCGGTGGTCTGACTAGTACCCTGATCTTTGCACCACTGTTAATACCACCATTGTATACATGGGTGGAAAGAAACAGGAAAGCAAAGACAGTAAGTAAAGATGACGAAATAGAATAG